In one Sporomusa sphaeroides DSM 2875 genomic region, the following are encoded:
- a CDS encoding MotE family protein has translation MAEKPRTPAAKSKQPPPAAPPPVQQEPQSRFGLVFKILVVILSLCILTAIGFGAGVYFKLFDVEKITSDMNLSQYPVMERFLPKTNFEPVELEEDMAAPGPAAVPPVISNPAEQPAAPVPTPQMPNPNIITPEDLEKQAQLRQQEEAKRISKLARLYGGMKPDAAVTIMNELDDATVIAIFGKMEEDQVSKILALFDSKRAARITEDMLKGQRQPPRL, from the coding sequence ATGGCTGAAAAACCTAGAACTCCTGCTGCCAAATCCAAACAGCCGCCGCCTGCTGCACCGCCACCGGTACAGCAAGAACCGCAGTCAAGATTTGGCCTGGTATTTAAAATTTTGGTGGTAATCCTCTCCCTGTGTATTCTCACAGCTATCGGATTTGGTGCCGGAGTCTATTTTAAATTATTTGATGTAGAAAAAATCACCAGTGATATGAATTTGTCCCAATATCCGGTGATGGAGCGTTTTTTGCCCAAAACTAATTTTGAGCCGGTAGAGTTGGAGGAAGATATGGCTGCGCCTGGGCCGGCAGCAGTGCCGCCGGTAATATCGAATCCGGCTGAGCAGCCGGCAGCACCTGTGCCAACTCCGCAAATGCCAAATCCTAATATCATTACCCCGGAGGATTTGGAAAAACAAGCCCAGCTTAGACAGCAGGAAGAAGCCAAGCGTATCTCAAAATTAGCCCGTTTGTACGGTGGAATGAAGCCCGATGCGGCGGTAACAATTATGAATGAACTGGATGATGCTACCGTTATTGCCATTTTCGGCAAAATGGAAGAAGACCAGGTTTCTAAAATACTGGCTTTGTTTGATTCTAAACGCGCCGCCCGCATAACCGAAGATATGCTCAAAGGCCAGCGCCAGCCGCCACGCCTGTAG
- the fliJ gene encoding flagellar export protein FliJ — protein sequence MKKFRFRLETLLKFRKMQEEQAQIKLAEAADRLRKAQELLNDLQNTLALNLDRLNDEQAGQPTIEKLKTFSYYIDKIKSEIIAQREQVAKATEYRQECLTLLEAAIQQRKLVDNLRKKRLEQYNNELLQEEQKILDELGTQAFMRDKESG from the coding sequence ATGAAGAAGTTTCGGTTTCGCCTGGAAACGCTGCTAAAATTTCGAAAAATGCAGGAAGAACAAGCGCAGATTAAGCTAGCCGAAGCCGCGGACCGTTTGCGCAAAGCACAAGAATTGCTAAATGACTTACAAAATACACTGGCACTCAACCTTGACCGGCTTAATGACGAGCAGGCCGGACAACCGACAATTGAGAAGCTTAAGACCTTTAGTTATTATATCGATAAAATAAAGAGCGAAATTATCGCTCAACGGGAGCAAGTTGCCAAGGCAACGGAATATCGCCAGGAATGCCTTACCTTATTGGAGGCTGCCATTCAACAGCGAAAACTTGTTGATAACTTGCGAAAAAAACGGTTGGAACAGTATAATAACGAGCTATTGCAGGAAGAGCAAAAAATTCTTGACGAGCTTGGAACGCAAGCCTTTATGCGTGACAAGGAGAGTGGTTAA
- the fliI gene encoding flagellar protein export ATPase FliI — MNPAFDPSKYLSAIYSADTMKLNGRITQIIGLVIESQGPHVNLGELCYIYPRNPGEPIPAEVVGFRENRVLLMPVGEIQGIGPGCEVVSAHRVLKVNVGRQLLGRILDGLGNPIDGKGPLNSNSQYPLTAVPPPPLARRRISEKLGVGVRAIDSLLTLGRGQRVGIMAGSGVGKSTLLGMIARNTEADISVIALIGERGREVREFIERDLGEEGLKRAVVVVATSDQPALVRLKGAMTATAIAEYFRDQGLDVMLMMDSVTRFAMAQREVGLTVGEPPATRGYTPSVFAMLPKLLERSGTGDRGSITGIYTVLVDGDDMNEPIADAVRSILDGHIVLSRNLAAQNHYPAIDILASVSRVMLEIVETEHVQCAQQLRALLATYREAEDLINIGAYAHGSNPAIDQAIAVIAEIKKFLQQGINENTLLSETVQRLKKLVA, encoded by the coding sequence ATGAACCCAGCATTTGATCCATCAAAATATCTCTCCGCTATATATAGTGCCGACACCATGAAATTAAATGGTAGAATTACCCAGATAATCGGTCTGGTGATTGAATCGCAGGGACCGCATGTAAACCTCGGAGAATTGTGCTACATTTACCCGCGCAATCCGGGTGAACCGATTCCTGCCGAAGTTGTAGGCTTTAGAGAGAATCGCGTGTTGTTAATGCCTGTCGGTGAAATTCAGGGTATTGGTCCAGGCTGTGAAGTTGTATCGGCTCATCGAGTGCTTAAAGTAAATGTAGGGCGTCAACTGTTAGGCCGGATTTTGGATGGACTTGGTAATCCGATTGATGGCAAAGGTCCACTGAACAGTAACAGTCAATACCCGCTTACTGCTGTGCCGCCGCCGCCTTTAGCCCGCCGGCGCATCTCAGAAAAACTCGGTGTCGGTGTTCGGGCCATTGACAGCTTACTGACCCTTGGCAGAGGCCAACGGGTAGGGATTATGGCTGGCAGCGGTGTGGGCAAGAGCACCCTTTTAGGCATGATAGCCCGGAATACGGAGGCTGATATTAGTGTAATTGCTCTTATTGGTGAACGTGGCCGGGAAGTACGGGAATTCATTGAACGGGATTTAGGCGAGGAAGGGTTAAAACGAGCGGTTGTCGTTGTTGCGACATCAGACCAGCCGGCGTTGGTCAGGCTCAAGGGAGCCATGACAGCCACCGCCATTGCTGAATATTTCCGGGATCAGGGACTGGATGTTATGCTGATGATGGATTCCGTGACCCGGTTTGCCATGGCACAGCGTGAAGTTGGCCTGACAGTAGGTGAACCGCCGGCTACCCGGGGATATACTCCTTCCGTCTTTGCCATGCTGCCAAAATTACTCGAACGCTCAGGTACTGGCGACCGGGGATCAATAACCGGAATTTACACCGTGTTGGTTGACGGGGATGATATGAACGAGCCGATAGCCGATGCGGTTCGCAGCATTCTTGACGGACACATTGTGTTGAGCCGGAATTTGGCTGCACAAAATCACTATCCGGCCATTGATATCTTAGCCAGTGTCAGCCGGGTCATGCTGGAAATTGTTGAGACTGAACATGTGCAATGTGCGCAGCAATTGCGTGCTTTATTGGCAACCTATCGCGAAGCTGAAGATTTAATTAATATCGGGGCCTATGCTCATGGCAGCAACCCGGCTATCGACCAGGCAATTGCTGTCATTGCCGAGATTAAAAAGTTTCTCCAGCAAGGCATTAATGAAAATACCCTGCTGTCAGAAACGGTTCAGCGCTTAAAAAAACTTGTCGCTTAG
- a CDS encoding lytic transglycosylase domain-containing protein, protein MESINQVMQRIAAIEQRFSHTQSRPAGDFAATLAAADAAQQSTAAKPAVSAGKEDIVKMINLAAGKYGVDPKLAMAVAEAESGLSPEAVSPVGAVGVMQLMPETARSLGVRNSKDPRENIDGGVRYLKQMLTTFGGDVSKAVAAYNAGPQAVKNYNGIPPYSETRNYVARVLSLAK, encoded by the coding sequence ATGGAGAGTATTAATCAAGTGATGCAGCGAATTGCTGCTATAGAACAGCGGTTTTCTCATACTCAGTCCCGGCCTGCCGGTGATTTTGCCGCAACACTTGCCGCAGCGGACGCAGCGCAGCAGTCAACTGCTGCCAAACCTGCAGTCAGCGCCGGCAAGGAAGATATTGTTAAGATGATAAACCTGGCTGCCGGCAAATATGGGGTTGACCCCAAGCTGGCAATGGCGGTAGCTGAAGCCGAATCGGGCTTGTCACCTGAAGCCGTTTCGCCGGTTGGGGCTGTTGGCGTAATGCAATTGATGCCTGAAACCGCCCGCTCATTAGGGGTACGCAATAGCAAGGATCCGCGGGAGAACATTGACGGCGGTGTTCGCTATCTGAAACAAATGCTCACTACCTTTGGAGGGGATGTCAGCAAAGCGGTAGCCGCTTATAATGCCGGCCCGCAGGCTGTGAAAAATTATAATGGTATTCCCCCTTATAGCGAAACCCGTAACTATGTAGCCAGAGTGCTATCACTGGCTAAGTAG